From the genome of Bacteroides sp. MSB163, one region includes:
- a CDS encoding HU family DNA-binding protein: MNNKEFTSELSRRLGYTIKDTSELIASLLSDMTQQLQEGNAISVQSFGTFEVKKKAERITINPTTKLRMLVPPKLVLTYRPSTALKDKFK; encoded by the coding sequence TTGAATAATAAAGAATTTACTTCAGAATTGTCACGAAGATTGGGATATACCATAAAGGACACATCTGAACTGATTGCGTCTTTGCTGTCGGATATGACGCAACAGTTGCAAGAAGGAAATGCCATTTCTGTACAAAGTTTCGGTACGTTCGAGGTAAAGAAGAAAGCGGAGCGTATCACTATCAATCCTACAACCAAATTACGCATGTTGGTTCCACCTAAATTAGTATTAACATACAGACCCAGCACGGCTCTGAAAGATAAGTTTAAGTAA
- the rpmG gene encoding 50S ribosomal protein L33, with the protein MAKKAKGNRVQVILECTEHKDSGMPGTSRYITTKNRKNTTERLELKKYNPILKRVTVHKEIK; encoded by the coding sequence ATGGCAAAGAAAGCAAAAGGTAACAGAGTACAGGTGATTCTGGAATGCACAGAACACAAAGATAGTGGTATGCCGGGAACTTCTCGTTATATCACTACAAAAAACAGAAAGAATACAACTGAAAGATTGGAATTGAAGAAATACAACCCGATCCTGAAGAGAGTAACAGTACATAAAGAAATTAAATAA
- a CDS encoding DUF4295 domain-containing protein — protein MAKKTVASLHEGSKEGRAYTKVIKMVKSPKTGAYTFDEQMVLNEKVQDFFKK, from the coding sequence ATGGCAAAGAAAACTGTAGCAAGTTTGCACGAAGGTTCTAAAGAAGGTCGTGCTTATACAAAGGTTATCAAGATGGTTAAGTCACCCAAAACTGGTGCTTACACTTTTGATGAACAGATGGTATTGAACGAAAAAGTGCAAGACTTTTTCAAGAAATAA
- the ftsY gene encoding signal recognition particle-docking protein FtsY: MGFFSFFSKDKKETLDKGLSKTKESVFGKIARAVAGKSKVDDEVLDNLEEVLITSDVGVETTLNIIQRIEKRAASEKYMNTQELNTILRDEIAALLTENNSDDVDDFEAPIEKKPYVIMVVGVNGVGKTTTIGKLAYQFKKAGKSVYLGAADTFRAAAVEQLDIWGSRVGVPVIKQKMGADPASVAYDTLNSAVANNADVVIIDTAGRLHNKVGLMNELTKIKNVMKKVVPDAPNEVLLVLDGSTGQNAFEQAKQFTLATEVTAMAITKLDGTAKGGVVIGISDQFKIPVKYIGLGEGMEDLQVFRKKEFVDSLFGENA, from the coding sequence ATGGGATTTTTTAGTTTTTTCTCAAAAGATAAAAAGGAAACATTAGATAAAGGATTATCTAAGACAAAGGAAAGTGTGTTCGGAAAAATTGCCCGTGCTGTGGCAGGAAAGTCGAAAGTGGATGATGAAGTGCTTGATAATCTGGAAGAGGTGTTGATAACATCAGACGTAGGCGTGGAAACGACGTTGAATATTATTCAACGTATAGAGAAACGCGCTGCGTCAGAGAAATATATGAATACGCAAGAATTGAACACCATTTTGCGCGATGAAATCGCTGCCTTATTGACGGAAAATAATTCGGATGATGTGGATGACTTTGAAGCTCCGATTGAGAAGAAACCTTACGTTATTATGGTAGTGGGAGTGAATGGAGTCGGTAAAACGACTACTATTGGTAAATTGGCTTATCAATTTAAAAAAGCTGGTAAAAGTGTTTATCTGGGTGCTGCGGATACTTTCCGTGCGGCAGCTGTCGAACAATTGGATATTTGGGGAAGTCGGGTAGGAGTACCTGTAATCAAACAGAAAATGGGCGCTGATCCAGCTTCTGTGGCTTATGATACTTTGAATTCTGCTGTTGCTAATAATGCCGATGTGGTAATCATTGATACTGCCGGACGTCTTCATAATAAAGTTGGCTTGATGAACGAGTTGACTAAGATTAAGAATGTAATGAAGAAAGTGGTTCCTGATGCTCCTAATGAGGTTTTGCTGGTTTTGGACGGTTCCACCGGACAAAATGCATTTGAGCAGGCTAAACAGTTCACATTGGCTACAGAAGTGACTGCGATGGCTATTACTAAATTAGATGGCACTGCGAAAGGAGGAGTTGTTATTGGTATTTCTGATCAGTTCAAAATACCGGTAAAATACATTGGTCTGGGTGAAGGTATGGAAGATCTGCAGGTGTTCCGTAAGAAAGAATTTGTTGATTCGTTGTTTGGAGAGAATGCATGA
- a CDS encoding VWA domain-containing protein has translation MFRFEEPTYLYLLLLLPFLAAFYLYSNYRRRKAIRKFGDPVLMAQLMPDVSKYRPDVKFWLVFAAIGLFAVLLARPQFGSKLETVKRQGVEVMIALDISNSMLAQDVQPSRLEKAKRLVAQLVDKMENDKVGMIVFAGDAFTQLPITSDYISAKMFLESINPSLISKQGTAIGAAINLATRSFTPQEGVGRAVIVITDGENHEGGAVEAAKAAADKGIQVSVLGVGMPDGAPIPVEGTNDFRRDRDGNVVVTRLNEQMCQEIAQAGDGIYVRVDNSNAAQKAIAQEINKMAKADVETQVYTEFNEQFQAVAWIILLLLLAEMLILERKNPLFRNIHLFKKEERYDDEK, from the coding sequence ATGTTTCGATTTGAAGAACCTACATATTTATACCTGTTGCTTCTGTTGCCTTTCTTGGCGGCTTTCTACCTGTACTCCAATTATCGGAGACGGAAAGCGATCCGCAAGTTTGGCGACCCGGTGCTAATGGCACAGTTGATGCCGGATGTATCTAAATATCGTCCGGATGTGAAGTTTTGGCTGGTGTTTGCTGCAATCGGACTGTTTGCTGTATTGCTGGCACGTCCGCAGTTTGGCTCTAAGTTGGAGACTGTGAAGCGTCAGGGAGTAGAGGTAATGATTGCGTTGGATATTTCTAACTCTATGTTGGCACAAGATGTACAACCCAGTCGTCTGGAGAAGGCCAAGAGACTGGTAGCACAATTGGTTGACAAGATGGAGAATGATAAGGTAGGTATGATTGTGTTTGCCGGTGATGCCTTTACACAGTTGCCTATTACAAGCGATTATATTTCTGCCAAGATGTTTTTGGAATCTATTAATCCGTCGTTGATATCCAAGCAGGGTACGGCTATCGGTGCAGCTATTAATCTGGCTACCCGCAGTTTTACACCCCAGGAAGGAGTAGGGCGTGCCGTCATCGTTATTACTGACGGTGAAAACCATGAAGGCGGAGCTGTGGAAGCTGCCAAGGCTGCTGCAGATAAAGGTATTCAAGTCAGTGTTCTGGGGGTGGGTATGCCTGATGGTGCACCTATTCCCGTAGAAGGAACCAATGATTTCCGCCGTGACCGTGACGGAAATGTGGTTGTAACCCGCTTGAATGAGCAGATGTGTCAGGAAATAGCTCAGGCAGGAGATGGGATTTATGTGCGTGTAGACAATTCAAATGCTGCGCAAAAGGCAATTGCTCAAGAAATTAATAAAATGGCGAAAGCGGATGTGGAAACACAGGTTTATACAGAGTTCAACGAACAATTCCAGGCTGTTGCATGGATTATATTGTTACTGTTGTTGGCTGAAATGCTGATTTTGGAACGTAAAAACCCATTATTCCGTAATATCCATCTGTTTAAAAAGGAAGAAAGGTATGATGATGAGAAATAG
- the rimO gene encoding 30S ribosomal protein S12 methylthiotransferase RimO yields the protein MKRKTIDIITLGCSKNLVDSEHLMWQLEEAGYHVTHDTEKPEGEIAVINTCGFIGDAKEESINMILEFAQAKEEGNLEKLYVMGCLSERYLKELAIEIPQVDKFYGKFNWAELLQDLGKAYHEELHIERTLTTPKHYAYLKISEGCDRKCSYCAIPIITGKHVSRPMEEVLDEVRYLVSKGVKEFQIIAQELTYYGVDLYKKQMLPELIERISEVPGVEWIRLHYAYPAHFPMDLFRVMRERPNVCKYMDIALQHISNPMLEKMRRHVTQEETYHLIEQFRKEVPGIHLRTTLMVGHPGETEADFEELKEFVRKVRFDRMGAFTYSEEEGTYAAAHYEDEIPQEVKQARLDELMSIQQGISAEQSAAKVGQCLKVIIDRLEGDYYIGRTEFDSPEVDPEVLIEQGKQKLLIGNFYQVEIINSDDFDLFGRVI from the coding sequence ATGAAGCGGAAAACCATTGATATTATAACGTTAGGATGTTCTAAAAACCTAGTGGACTCGGAGCATTTGATGTGGCAATTGGAAGAAGCCGGATATCATGTGACTCATGATACGGAAAAGCCTGAGGGAGAAATTGCAGTGATCAATACTTGTGGTTTCATCGGTGATGCAAAGGAAGAGTCCATCAATATGATTTTGGAATTTGCACAGGCAAAGGAAGAAGGGAATTTAGAAAAATTATATGTAATGGGATGTCTTTCGGAGCGTTATCTGAAAGAATTAGCTATCGAAATTCCACAAGTAGATAAATTTTATGGTAAATTTAACTGGGCGGAGTTGCTGCAGGATCTTGGTAAGGCATATCACGAAGAGCTTCATATAGAACGTACACTTACCACTCCTAAGCACTACGCATATTTGAAAATATCAGAAGGTTGTGATCGGAAGTGTTCGTATTGTGCTATTCCTATTATTACAGGAAAACATGTCTCACGTCCGATGGAAGAGGTCTTGGATGAAGTTCGTTATCTGGTAAGTAAGGGAGTGAAAGAGTTTCAGATTATTGCTCAGGAATTGACATATTATGGAGTGGATTTATATAAGAAGCAAATGCTCCCCGAATTAATAGAACGTATTTCTGAAGTCCCTGGTGTGGAATGGATTCGGCTGCATTATGCTTATCCGGCACATTTTCCTATGGATTTGTTCCGGGTCATGCGTGAGCGTCCTAATGTGTGTAAGTATATGGATATCGCCCTTCAGCACATCAGTAATCCGATGCTGGAGAAGATGCGACGACATGTGACTCAGGAAGAAACCTATCATCTGATAGAGCAATTCCGTAAAGAAGTACCGGGTATTCATCTGCGCACTACTTTGATGGTAGGACATCCGGGAGAAACGGAAGCTGATTTTGAGGAATTAAAAGAGTTTGTTCGTAAGGTTCGTTTCGATAGAATGGGGGCTTTTACTTATTCCGAAGAAGAAGGTACTTATGCTGCTGCACACTATGAGGATGAAATACCTCAGGAAGTGAAACAAGCACGCCTGGATGAGTTGATGTCAATTCAACAAGGGATTTCGGCAGAACAGAGTGCAGCAAAGGTCGGTCAATGCCTTAAAGTAATTATCGATCGTTTGGAAGGAGATTATTATATTGGCCGTACGGAATTTGACTCCCCAGAAGTAGATCCGGAAGTTCTGATAGAACAGGGTAAACAGAAATTGCTTATTGGTAACTTTTACCAGGTAGAGATTATAAATTCCGATGATTTCGATCTTTTTGGGCGAGTTATTTAA
- the rpmB gene encoding 50S ribosomal protein L28, with product MSKICQITGKKAMIGNNVSHSKRRTKRTFDLNLFNKKFYYVEQDCWISLSICANGLRIINKKGLDAALNDAVAKGYCDWKSIKVIG from the coding sequence ATGTCGAAGATTTGTCAAATTACCGGAAAGAAAGCCATGATTGGCAACAATGTTTCACACTCAAAGAGAAGAACTAAGAGAACCTTTGATTTGAACTTGTTTAACAAGAAGTTCTACTATGTAGAGCAAGATTGCTGGATCAGCCTTAGCATTTGTGCTAACGGTCTGCGTATTATTAATAAGAAAGGACTGGACGCTGCTTTGAACGATGCAGTAGCAAAAGGTTATTGTGATTGGAAAAGCATTAAAGTAATTGGCTAA
- the tsaD gene encoding tRNA (adenosine(37)-N6)-threonylcarbamoyltransferase complex transferase subunit TsaD, which translates to MSTIILGIESSCDDTSAAVIKDGYLLSNVVSSQAVHEAYGGVVPELASRAHQQNIVPVVHEALKRAGVTKEELSAVAFTRGPGLMGSLLVGVSFAKGFARSLGIPMIDVNHLTGHVLAHFIKAEGEDAIQPEFPFLCLLVSGGNSQIILVKAYNDMEILGQTIDDAAGEAIDKCSKVMGLGYPGGPIIDKLARQGNPKAFTFSKPHIPGLDYSFSGLKTSFLYSLRDWMKEDPDFIEHHKVDLAASLEATVVDILMDKLRKAAKEYKIKQVAVAGGVSANNGLRNAFREHAEKYGWKIFIPKFSYTTDNAAMIAITGYFKYQDKDFCSIDTPAYSRVTLK; encoded by the coding sequence ATGAGTACAATAATTTTAGGAATAGAAAGCTCTTGTGACGACACCTCTGCTGCCGTCATCAAAGATGGGTATCTGCTATCAAATGTCGTTTCCAGCCAGGCGGTGCATGAGGCCTATGGCGGTGTGGTTCCCGAATTAGCTTCACGTGCACATCAGCAAAACATCGTTCCAGTGGTTCATGAAGCGTTAAAACGTGCCGGAGTAACTAAAGAAGAATTGAGTGCGGTGGCGTTTACAAGAGGACCGGGATTGATGGGTTCTTTGTTGGTAGGCGTGTCGTTTGCCAAAGGTTTTGCCCGTTCCTTAGGTATTCCAATGATTGATGTTAATCACTTGACTGGTCATGTGTTAGCTCATTTTATTAAAGCAGAAGGTGAGGATGCCATTCAGCCTGAATTTCCTTTCCTTTGCTTGCTTGTATCAGGGGGAAATTCACAGATTATCCTGGTGAAGGCATACAATGACATGGAGATTTTGGGCCAGACAATTGATGATGCTGCAGGGGAAGCTATTGATAAATGTTCGAAAGTGATGGGGCTGGGGTATCCCGGTGGTCCGATTATTGATAAATTGGCTCGCCAGGGCAATCCGAAGGCTTTTACTTTTAGTAAACCTCATATTCCCGGATTAGATTATAGTTTCAGTGGTTTGAAAACCTCATTTCTGTATTCTTTACGTGATTGGATGAAGGAAGATCCTGATTTCATCGAACATCATAAGGTTGATCTGGCTGCTTCACTCGAAGCTACTGTTGTAGATATTCTGATGGACAAACTTCGTAAGGCTGCAAAGGAATATAAGATTAAGCAAGTAGCCGTAGCTGGTGGGGTTTCTGCTAATAACGGCCTGCGTAATGCTTTCCGTGAACATGCTGAAAAGTATGGATGGAAGATATTTATCCCTAAATTCAGCTATACAACGGATAATGCTGCCATGATTGCCATTACCGGTTATTTTAAATATCAGGATAAGGATTTCTGTTCGATAGATACGCCGGCTTATTCGCGTGTCACATTGAAGTGA
- a CDS encoding vWA domain-containing protein, giving the protein MVFANIEYLFLLLLLIPYIVWYIMRRRNNEATLQISDARVYAHTPKSYKNYLLHVPFMLRIIALALIIVVLARPQTTNSWQNSEIEGIDIMMAIDVSTSMLAEDLKPNRLEAAKDVAAEFINGRPNDNIGITLFAGESFTQCPLTVDHAVLLNLFQGIKCGIIEDGTAVGMGIANAVTRLKDSKAKSKVIILLTDGTNNKGDISPLTAAEIAKSFGIRVYTIGVGTNGMAPYPYPVGNTVQYVNMPVEIDEKTLTQIAATTEGNYFRATSNSKLKEVYEEIDKLEKTKLNVKEYSKRQEEYRWFALAAFLCVLLEVLLRNSILKKIP; this is encoded by the coding sequence ATGGTTTTTGCCAATATTGAATATTTGTTTTTGCTGCTGTTGCTTATACCTTATATAGTATGGTATATCATGAGGCGGAGGAATAATGAAGCTACACTTCAGATTTCGGATGCTCGTGTATATGCTCATACGCCGAAGAGCTATAAGAACTATTTGTTGCATGTGCCTTTTATGTTACGGATTATTGCCTTGGCATTGATTATCGTAGTGTTGGCGCGTCCTCAAACTACTAATAGCTGGCAAAACAGTGAAATTGAAGGTATAGATATTATGATGGCCATTGACGTATCTACCAGTATGCTGGCAGAGGACTTGAAACCGAATCGTCTGGAAGCAGCTAAAGATGTGGCTGCGGAGTTTATCAATGGTCGGCCCAATGATAATATCGGTATAACTTTATTTGCCGGTGAAAGTTTTACGCAATGTCCGTTGACAGTGGATCATGCAGTGCTTCTGAATCTGTTTCAAGGCATTAAGTGTGGTATTATTGAAGATGGAACAGCAGTCGGTATGGGTATTGCTAATGCGGTTACTCGCTTGAAAGATAGTAAAGCGAAGTCTAAAGTAATCATTCTGTTGACGGATGGTACAAATAATAAAGGAGATATATCTCCGCTGACTGCGGCAGAAATAGCTAAGAGTTTTGGTATCCGGGTTTATACAATTGGTGTAGGTACGAACGGAATGGCTCCGTATCCTTATCCGGTGGGTAACACTGTGCAGTATGTCAATATGCCGGTGGAGATTGATGAAAAGACACTGACGCAGATTGCGGCTACCACAGAAGGTAATTATTTCCGTGCCACCAGTAATTCTAAGCTGAAAGAGGTATATGAGGAGATTGATAAGTTGGAGAAAACCAAGTTGAATGTGAAGGAATACAGCAAGCGCCAGGAAGAATACCGTTGGTTTGCTTTGGCGGCATTCTTGTGCGTGTTACTTGAAGTATTGCTTCGTAATTCTATCTTGAAGAAGATACCTTAA
- a CDS encoding AAA family ATPase, protein MAETIDIRELNERIERQSSFVTNLTAGMDQIIVGQKHLVESLLIGLLSDGHVLLEGVPGLAKTLAIKTLASLIDAQYSRVQFTPDLLPADVIGTMVYSQKDETFQVKKGPVFANFVLADEINRAPAKVQSALLEAMQERQVTIGTETFPLPEPFLVLATQNPIEQEGTYPLPEAQVDRFMLKVVIDYPKMEEEKMIIRQNINGDKFNVKPILKAQEIIEARKVVRQVYLDEKIERYIVDIVFATRYPEKYDLKELKDMIGFGGSPRASINLALAARTYAFIKRRGYVIPEDVRAVAHDVLRHRIGLTYEAEASNLTSDEIISKILNKVEVP, encoded by the coding sequence ATGGCTGAAACAATTGATATCCGCGAACTGAACGAGCGGATTGAAAGACAAAGTTCTTTTGTTACCAACCTTACTGCTGGTATGGACCAGATCATCGTAGGACAAAAACATCTGGTAGAGTCATTGTTAATCGGTTTGCTGTCCGATGGACACGTATTATTAGAAGGTGTGCCCGGTTTGGCAAAGACATTGGCGATTAAGACGCTTGCCTCATTGATCGATGCACAATACAGTCGTGTACAGTTTACTCCCGATTTGCTGCCTGCTGACGTTATCGGTACAATGGTTTACAGTCAGAAAGACGAAACGTTCCAAGTAAAGAAAGGACCTGTTTTTGCCAACTTCGTTTTGGCAGATGAAATTAACCGTGCTCCGGCCAAGGTACAGAGTGCTTTGCTGGAAGCGATGCAGGAACGTCAGGTAACTATTGGTACGGAAACATTCCCGTTGCCCGAACCTTTCCTTGTACTTGCTACACAGAATCCTATTGAGCAGGAAGGTACTTATCCGCTGCCTGAAGCACAGGTGGACCGTTTCATGCTGAAAGTGGTTATCGACTATCCGAAGATGGAAGAAGAAAAAATGATTATCCGCCAGAATATCAATGGCGATAAATTCAATGTGAAGCCTATTCTGAAAGCTCAGGAGATTATTGAAGCACGTAAAGTTGTTCGTCAGGTATATCTGGATGAGAAGATTGAACGCTACATTGTTGATATTGTATTTGCTACCCGTTATCCGGAGAAATATGATCTGAAGGAACTGAAAGATATGATTGGTTTCGGTGGTTCTCCCCGTGCCTCTATCAATCTGGCATTGGCTGCCCGTACTTATGCTTTCATCAAACGTCGTGGTTACGTGATTCCTGAAGATGTTCGTGCTGTGGCTCATGACGTATTGCGTCATCGTATCGGATTGACTTACGAAGCAGAGGCCAGCAACCTGACTTCTGACGAGATTATCAGCAAAATACTGAATAAGGTTGAAGTACCTTAA
- a CDS encoding DUF58 domain-containing protein produces METSELLKKVRQIEIKTRGLSNNIFAGQYHSAFKGRGMAFSEVREYQFGDDIRDIDWNVTARFNKPYVKVFEEERELTVMLLVDVSGSLEFGTVKQMKKDMVTEIAATLAFSAIQNNDKIGVIFFSDRIEKFIPPKKGRKHILYIIRELIDFKAESRKTDIRLGLEYLTNVMKRRCTAFLLSDFIDQGNFKNAMTIANRKHDMVAIQVYDRRVEELPAIGLMKIKDAETGHEQWIDTSSRAVRRAHHDWWVNKQVELSETFTKSNVDNVSVRTDQDYVKALMNLFAKRN; encoded by the coding sequence ATGGAAACAAGTGAACTGTTAAAAAAAGTCCGTCAGATTGAAATCAAGACGCGCGGATTATCCAACAATATCTTTGCTGGCCAGTATCATTCGGCCTTCAAGGGTAGGGGTATGGCATTTTCCGAGGTGCGCGAATATCAGTTTGGCGATGACATACGCGACATTGACTGGAACGTGACCGCTCGCTTCAATAAGCCTTACGTGAAGGTGTTCGAAGAAGAGCGCGAGTTGACCGTTATGTTGCTGGTGGATGTTTCCGGTAGTTTGGAATTCGGTACGGTGAAACAGATGAAAAAGGATATGGTGACGGAAATAGCTGCAACTTTGGCTTTTTCGGCTATACAAAACAACGATAAAATCGGGGTTATCTTTTTCTCTGACCGGATAGAGAAATTCATTCCGCCTAAGAAAGGGCGTAAGCATATCTTATATATTATTCGCGAACTGATTGACTTTAAAGCGGAGAGTCGGAAAACTGACATCCGGCTCGGACTGGAATATCTGACAAATGTAATGAAGCGTCGTTGTACAGCCTTCCTGTTATCCGATTTCATTGATCAGGGGAACTTTAAGAATGCAATGACTATCGCCAACCGGAAACATGATATGGTGGCTATCCAGGTGTATGACCGCAGGGTAGAGGAACTGCCGGCTATCGGTTTGATGAAAATAAAGGATGCTGAGACCGGACATGAGCAGTGGATTGATACTTCGTCGCGTGCTGTTCGTCGTGCTCATCACGACTGGTGGGTGAATAAACAGGTGGAACTGAGCGAAACATTCACTAAGAGCAATGTCGATAATGTGTCGGTACGCACCGATCAAGACTATGTCAAAGCATTGATGAATTTGTTTGCGAAACGAAATTAA
- a CDS encoding HU family DNA-binding protein, with translation MNEKLNIQNLIELLAEKHGMDKADAESFVKEFFQLIEESLENDKYVKIRGLGTFKLIDVESRESVNINTGERFEIQGHTKVSFAPEPALKDLINKPFSHFETVVLNDETVLEDTPVEDNSEEEEKEEVFVEAEMSVVNKEVADVVSEETIETVEESIEVSAETVEESVEVVEVPTEIIEETAEIVKEESVVVVEEHIQVVEEGIETTEQPVREEEIQVDQTEPVIQIEEPEQFVEAPVILSGEVKQPVTEVITPVNVCVEEPLTEQKDQEDLVPTYEVPGPPSPPVNKADSSTMKFFIGIVVLVVLLCVGAVTFMYYPDLFDRISPPPTEKVADEKVEKPAAPVARTDSVIRKDSATMVAKKDAVAEVVTPKVVEEPKPVVKQKTPATAPKKETKKAAATPFEPDSVNYKIVGTKATYTIQEGETLTKVALRFYGTKALWPYIVKYNSGVIKNPDHVPYGTVIKIPELEKK, from the coding sequence ATGAATGAGAAGCTGAATATACAGAATTTAATAGAATTGCTCGCAGAAAAACATGGCATGGATAAGGCGGATGCCGAGAGCTTTGTGAAAGAGTTTTTTCAGCTGATTGAAGAATCGCTGGAGAATGATAAGTATGTAAAGATTAGAGGCTTGGGTACATTTAAACTGATTGATGTAGAGAGCCGTGAGAGCGTAAATATAAATACAGGGGAACGATTTGAAATACAGGGGCATACAAAAGTTTCATTTGCTCCGGAACCTGCCTTGAAGGACTTGATAAACAAGCCTTTTTCTCACTTTGAGACTGTGGTATTGAATGATGAAACCGTGTTAGAAGATACACCGGTGGAGGATAATTCTGAAGAGGAGGAAAAAGAAGAGGTGTTTGTGGAGGCAGAAATGTCTGTCGTTAATAAAGAAGTGGCAGACGTTGTTTCAGAGGAAACTATAGAGACCGTAGAAGAATCAATAGAAGTATCAGCTGAAACTGTAGAGGAGTCTGTGGAAGTGGTAGAAGTACCAACTGAGATCATTGAGGAAACAGCTGAAATTGTTAAAGAAGAATCTGTAGTAGTAGTTGAGGAACACATTCAGGTAGTTGAAGAAGGAATAGAAACTACAGAACAACCTGTTCGGGAAGAAGAAATTCAGGTTGATCAGACGGAACCCGTCATTCAGATTGAAGAGCCAGAACAGTTTGTAGAGGCACCTGTCATTCTATCTGGAGAAGTGAAACAGCCTGTAACGGAGGTAATTACTCCGGTGAATGTATGTGTAGAAGAACCTCTGACAGAACAAAAGGATCAAGAAGATTTGGTGCCTACTTATGAAGTTCCTGGACCTCCATCACCTCCTGTGAATAAAGCAGATAGTTCTACGATGAAGTTTTTCATTGGAATCGTAGTACTTGTTGTGTTATTATGTGTAGGTGCTGTTACTTTTATGTATTATCCGGATTTATTTGACAGAATTTCTCCACCGCCAACAGAGAAAGTTGCTGATGAAAAGGTGGAGAAGCCGGCCGCTCCGGTCGCTCGGACGGATAGTGTTATTCGGAAAGATTCCGCAACTATGGTTGCGAAGAAAGATGCTGTGGCAGAAGTTGTTACTCCTAAAGTTGTTGAAGAACCGAAGCCGGTTGTAAAACAGAAGACTCCTGCTACAGCTCCTAAAAAAGAGACAAAGAAAGCTGCTGCTACTCCTTTTGAGCCAGACTCTGTAAATTATAAGATTGTAGGTACGAAAGCTACCTATACTATCCAGGAAGGAGAAACTCTGACAAAGGTTGCACTTCGCTTTTACGGAACTAAGGCCCTGTGGCCCTATATTGTGAAGTATAATTCGGGTGTTATAAAGAATCCCGATCATGTGCCGTATGGTACTGTAATCAAGATACCGGAGCTCGAAAAGAAATGA
- a CDS encoding CinA family protein, which produces MKLEEEVGELLKLKNLSLSTAESCTGGGVAALVTSVPGSSEYFNGGIVAYSNEVKISLLHVSAETLERHGAVSQETVIEMVKGAMKALKTDCAVATSGIAGPGGGTSEKPVGTVWIAAAYKNEIVTFKQEGDDGRARNVQNAIQNALKMLRTCLK; this is translated from the coding sequence ATGAAACTGGAAGAAGAGGTCGGGGAATTACTAAAATTGAAGAATTTATCCCTTTCCACCGCAGAAAGTTGTACAGGAGGAGGTGTTGCTGCTTTAGTGACTTCTGTTCCGGGAAGTTCGGAGTACTTCAATGGGGGAATTGTGGCTTATTCCAATGAGGTAAAGATATCTCTGCTTCATGTTTCTGCTGAAACATTGGAAAGGCATGGAGCTGTCAGTCAGGAAACAGTGATTGAAATGGTGAAAGGTGCGATGAAAGCATTGAAAACGGATTGTGCTGTTGCCACATCCGGGATTGCCGGCCCGGGAGGAGGTACATCCGAAAAACCAGTCGGAACAGTGTGGATTGCGGCTGCCTATAAAAATGAAATTGTAACTTTCAAACAAGAGGGGGATGACGGAAGAGCCAGGAATGTGCAAAATGCTATTCAGAATGCTTTAAAGATGCTCCGTACATGCTTGAAATGA